The following coding sequences are from one Wenzhouxiangella sp. AB-CW3 window:
- the rng gene encoding ribonuclease G — MSDDILINVTPTERRVAVVENGLLQELYLERINDAGFVGNIYMGRVERVLPGMQAAFVNIGLDRTAFLHAADVVPRQPELNDDGEPLPTPPITELLHQGQQLLVQVIKDPLGTKGARLTTQLSIPSRYLVLLPGVDSLGVSIRIEAEDERQRLRDDVRELLGESAEAGFIIRTNAEGVGPEALRRDLAYLRQLWPHIEAEAREAGPGQCVYEDLALPFRSLRDLMHGGVERVRIDDEETWRRAKRFAGDFFPEWVERIELYGGDGPLFDLYGVEGEIERALSRTTQLKSGGHLAVDQTEAMTTVDVNTGGYVGHRNLEETIYKTNLEAAQAIARQLRLRNLGGIIIIDFIDMYDEEHKRQVLRTLQRALTRDHARTTVSDISALGLVEMTRKRTTESLEHRLCEPCQACEGTGRVKSVDTVCSEIFREILRAVRQFDTGELRVMACPPVVDRILEEHHRTIAELTEQLGTSICFQPEEGYGQEQFDVVLL; from the coding sequence TTGAGCGACGATATCCTGATCAATGTCACCCCGACCGAGCGGCGCGTCGCGGTGGTCGAAAACGGCCTGCTCCAGGAACTCTACCTGGAGCGGATCAACGATGCCGGGTTTGTCGGCAATATCTACATGGGCCGGGTCGAGCGCGTGCTGCCCGGCATGCAGGCCGCGTTCGTCAATATCGGGCTCGACCGCACCGCGTTTCTGCACGCCGCCGACGTCGTGCCGCGCCAGCCCGAACTCAACGACGACGGTGAACCGCTGCCAACGCCACCGATCACGGAGTTGCTGCACCAGGGGCAGCAACTGCTGGTGCAGGTCATCAAGGACCCGCTGGGCACCAAGGGCGCCCGGCTCACCACCCAGCTGAGTATCCCGTCTCGCTATCTCGTGTTGTTGCCCGGCGTCGACAGCCTGGGGGTGTCGATTCGAATCGAGGCCGAGGACGAGCGCCAGCGATTGCGTGATGACGTGCGTGAACTGCTCGGCGAGTCGGCCGAGGCCGGGTTCATCATCCGCACCAATGCCGAGGGCGTCGGGCCCGAGGCGCTCAGGCGCGATCTGGCCTACCTGCGCCAGCTCTGGCCGCATATCGAGGCCGAAGCGCGGGAGGCCGGCCCGGGCCAGTGCGTCTACGAGGACCTGGCCCTGCCATTCCGATCCCTGCGTGATCTCATGCACGGCGGTGTCGAGCGGGTCCGGATCGACGACGAGGAGACCTGGCGCCGGGCCAAGCGTTTCGCCGGTGATTTCTTTCCCGAGTGGGTCGAACGCATCGAGCTTTACGGCGGTGATGGCCCGCTGTTCGACCTTTACGGCGTCGAGGGCGAGATCGAGCGGGCGCTGAGTCGCACCACGCAGCTGAAGTCCGGCGGCCACCTGGCCGTTGACCAGACCGAGGCCATGACCACGGTGGATGTGAATACCGGCGGCTACGTCGGCCATCGCAATCTCGAGGAAACCATCTACAAGACCAACCTCGAGGCGGCTCAGGCCATTGCCCGTCAACTGCGGCTGCGCAACCTGGGTGGCATCATCATCATCGACTTCATCGACATGTACGATGAAGAGCACAAGCGCCAGGTGCTGCGCACGCTGCAGCGTGCGCTGACGCGAGACCATGCCCGCACCACCGTGTCGGACATCTCCGCTCTCGGGCTGGTGGAAATGACCCGCAAGCGCACCACCGAAAGCCTGGAACATCGTCTGTGCGAACCTTGCCAGGCCTGCGAGGGCACGGGCCGGGTCAAAAGTGTGGATACGGTCTGTTCGGAGATATTCCGCGAAATTCTGCGCGCGGTACGACAGTTCGATACCGGTGAGCTCAGGGTCATGGCCTGCCCGCCGGTGGTCGATCGTATCCTTGAAGAACACCACCGCACCATTGCCGAGCTGACCGAGCAGCTGGGTACCAGCATCTGCTTTCAGCCCGAGGAAGGATACGGCCAGGAACAGTTTGACGTGGTTCTGCTTTGA